A part of Citrifermentans bremense genomic DNA contains:
- the ispG gene encoding flavodoxin-dependent (E)-4-hydroxy-3-methylbut-2-enyl-diphosphate synthase, whose translation MRKSTRQIMIGNIPVGGGAPCSVQSMCSTDTRDVAATLGQIGRLAAAGCEIVRCAVPDMDAAVALAAVKAGSPMPLIADIHFDYKLALKALESGVDGLRLNPGNIGEKWKVAEVVKAAAERNVPIRIGVNGGSLEKELLVKYGHPTPEAMVESALGHVRILEDLGYQQIKISIKVSDVLRTLEAYRLLSDAVEYPLHIGVTEAGTIFAGTVKSSVGLGILLHQGIGDTMRVSLTGDPVDEVRVAYDILKSLGLRTRGINFVSCPTCGRCQVNLIPVAEEVERRLAHLDKKLTVAVMGCSVNGPGEAREADFGIAGGRGEGLLFRHGEILRKVPEAELADALVEEVLKNT comes from the coding sequence ATGAGAAAATCGACCCGGCAGATCATGATAGGGAATATCCCGGTCGGCGGAGGCGCTCCCTGCTCTGTCCAATCCATGTGCTCGACCGACACACGTGACGTCGCCGCGACCCTTGGACAGATCGGCCGGCTTGCAGCCGCCGGATGCGAGATCGTACGTTGTGCGGTACCCGATATGGACGCCGCCGTAGCCCTCGCGGCCGTCAAGGCCGGCTCCCCCATGCCGCTCATAGCCGACATACATTTTGACTACAAGCTCGCCCTGAAGGCGCTGGAATCCGGAGTGGACGGGCTGCGTCTAAACCCCGGCAACATAGGCGAGAAGTGGAAGGTCGCCGAGGTGGTGAAGGCCGCGGCCGAGCGCAACGTCCCCATACGCATCGGCGTCAACGGCGGTTCGCTGGAAAAGGAACTGCTTGTTAAATACGGGCACCCGACTCCCGAGGCCATGGTCGAGTCGGCATTGGGGCACGTGCGCATCCTCGAGGATCTGGGGTACCAGCAGATAAAGATATCGATCAAGGTCTCCGACGTGCTCCGGACCCTGGAGGCGTACCGGCTTCTTTCGGATGCCGTGGAGTATCCGCTGCACATAGGTGTCACCGAGGCAGGGACCATCTTCGCCGGAACTGTCAAGTCCTCAGTGGGTCTGGGTATCCTTTTGCACCAGGGGATCGGCGACACCATGCGTGTTTCGCTTACCGGCGACCCGGTAGACGAGGTGCGGGTGGCGTATGACATCCTCAAGTCTCTCGGCCTGAGGACGCGCGGCATCAATTTCGTCTCCTGCCCCACCTGCGGGCGCTGCCAGGTGAACCTGATACCGGTAGCTGAGGAAGTAGAGCGGCGCCTGGCGCACCTGGACAAGAAACTCACCGTCGCCGTCATGGGGTGCTCCGTCAACGGTCCCGGCGAGGCCCGCGAAGCAGACTTCGGCATAGCCGGGGGTAGGGGAGAGGGGCTTCTTTTCAGGCACGGCGAGATCCTGCGCAAGGTCCCCGAAGCAGAGCTGGCCGATGCCCTGGTGGAAGAAGTGTTGAAGAACACCTAG
- the rlmD gene encoding 23S rRNA (uracil(1939)-C(5))-methyltransferase RlmD, with translation MKQVAQDGRSKQLDNSRPQPQKSYRKADPAKTEGAAPRATSSHSKTSSTTARKTKAAPTERAEAPRSPRGEASAAAYGSRPAQPKGDRSAHPAAGKTGDWKPSGKSAGNRPDRAPAAKGAAARKEERQPALRSGQVLELNILTTNDEGFGVANHEGTRVLVAGGLPGEVLVAKITYVGRREAFANTIKCLKRSPDRNPSPACTLGRVCDGCGLMQMRYPAQLAWKKALVARHFRKYSSLYEVPVRETIGSPRELGYRNTAKLVIAGKNNDPVIGIYRRNTHDVLEIEDCALHHPLINKVVKAAKAGIKKGKVQIYNPKSEMGLLRYLVVRVAEKSNQAMVVLVTTDQGYNEMHHLAKFIQQAVPEVAVVAQNINTSTGNVIFGTKDRSITKAQTLKAFVGDKIFNLSPHSFFQVNSGAARIIYEKVRELANLRGTERVIDVYCGIGGISLFLADRAREVVGIEFVEAAVADATINAALNHVENCHFEAGDAAHLIDEIGEEGGADLIVLNPPRKGCDEKVLKSVAAIKPPRIIYVSCSPETLARDLDILSGLGYRTAEVQPVDMFPQTVHVEDVALLELRQA, from the coding sequence GTGAAACAGGTTGCACAGGACGGCAGGTCGAAACAGTTAGACAACTCGCGTCCCCAGCCTCAGAAGTCATACAGGAAAGCCGACCCGGCCAAAACCGAAGGCGCCGCGCCACGCGCTACATCCAGCCACTCCAAGACCTCGTCAACTACAGCGCGCAAAACCAAGGCAGCCCCAACTGAGCGAGCCGAAGCTCCGCGCAGCCCCAGGGGCGAGGCCTCTGCTGCCGCCTATGGCTCACGACCCGCCCAGCCAAAGGGTGACCGTTCTGCGCATCCCGCAGCGGGCAAAACCGGTGACTGGAAACCGTCCGGAAAGAGCGCCGGCAACAGACCGGACCGGGCCCCTGCAGCAAAGGGAGCTGCAGCGCGTAAAGAAGAGCGTCAACCCGCGCTGCGCAGCGGGCAGGTACTGGAGCTTAACATCCTCACCACTAACGACGAGGGTTTCGGAGTGGCGAACCACGAAGGAACCCGCGTGCTGGTGGCAGGGGGGCTTCCGGGCGAGGTGCTGGTGGCGAAAATCACCTACGTCGGGCGCAGGGAAGCCTTCGCCAACACCATCAAGTGCCTGAAGCGTTCCCCGGACCGCAACCCCTCCCCCGCCTGCACGCTGGGACGTGTATGCGACGGTTGCGGATTGATGCAGATGCGCTACCCGGCCCAGCTGGCGTGGAAAAAGGCGCTGGTCGCGCGCCACTTCAGGAAATACTCCTCTCTTTACGAGGTACCCGTCAGGGAAACCATCGGCTCCCCCAGGGAACTTGGCTATCGCAACACCGCCAAGCTGGTCATCGCCGGGAAGAACAACGATCCGGTGATCGGCATCTACCGTCGTAACACACATGACGTGCTGGAGATCGAGGATTGCGCGCTGCACCACCCGCTCATCAACAAGGTGGTGAAGGCTGCCAAGGCCGGGATCAAGAAGGGAAAGGTGCAGATCTACAACCCCAAGAGCGAGATGGGGCTTTTGCGCTACCTTGTGGTTCGCGTGGCCGAGAAGAGCAACCAGGCCATGGTGGTGCTGGTGACGACGGACCAGGGGTACAACGAGATGCACCACCTGGCGAAGTTCATCCAGCAGGCGGTCCCCGAGGTCGCGGTGGTGGCACAGAACATCAACACCTCGACCGGCAACGTGATCTTCGGCACCAAGGACCGCTCCATAACCAAGGCGCAGACGCTGAAGGCGTTCGTGGGAGACAAGATCTTCAACCTCTCGCCCCATTCCTTCTTCCAGGTCAACAGCGGCGCAGCGCGCATCATCTACGAGAAGGTGCGGGAGTTGGCGAACCTCAGGGGGACCGAGCGGGTCATCGACGTCTACTGCGGCATCGGCGGCATCTCGCTGTTTCTGGCCGACCGGGCGCGCGAAGTGGTCGGCATCGAGTTCGTCGAGGCAGCCGTCGCCGACGCTACCATCAACGCGGCGTTGAACCACGTGGAGAACTGCCACTTCGAGGCGGGCGACGCCGCACACCTGATAGACGAGATCGGCGAGGAAGGAGGCGCCGACCTGATCGTACTCAACCCGCCCAGGAAAGGGTGCGACGAGAAGGTGCTGAAAAGCGTGGCCGCCATCAAGCCCCCCCGCATCATCTACGTTTCCTGTTCGCCGGAAACGCTGGCGCGTGACCTCGACATCCTCTCCGGGCTCGGGTACCGCACCGCGGAGGTGCAGCCGGTGGACATGTTCCCGCAGACGGTGCATGTCGAGGACGTCGCGCTGCTGGAATTGAGGCAGGCTTAA
- a CDS encoding tyrosine-type recombinase/integrase, which produces MASLKKRGRAFYAQYYENGKQKRVNLHTESLQVAKEKLRQIESAQFREEEIPLTTKTPIGEILEKYIKYRSGHSRDKNIPKVNTYLRGAFGPICEALQVRNQAVAQKAVKRPSVDVAPIISISNVEQLSAEVLSTFLSDLITKKAVSPKTVNHYRQTIITLANWAQREGGVRFPGGKNPVADVRCYKVPKRGITFMKLKEIRAQLHVLANDIQLQTMVAVYIYAGLRREEALWLTPDDFEWDMGNHGVIMVRGKSIEGKEWMPKTGADRVVPISKTLREYLDSFLKIRKPGVWFFSAPKGGQWDPDNFSELLRKNNSQHDLSWSCLDFRHTFGSQLAMKGESLFKISTIMGNSPDICRKHYAAIMPESLLETVEFPVDRDSVAPVSAKSDESAEAPLRRGPLKLVVNNR; this is translated from the coding sequence ATGGCAAGTCTGAAGAAGCGGGGCAGGGCCTTTTACGCCCAGTACTATGAGAACGGCAAACAGAAGAGGGTGAACCTGCATACGGAGTCCCTTCAAGTCGCGAAGGAGAAGCTGCGCCAGATCGAGTCGGCTCAGTTCCGCGAGGAGGAGATTCCCCTCACCACCAAAACCCCCATCGGCGAAATTCTCGAAAAGTACATCAAGTACAGGAGTGGTCACAGCAGGGACAAGAACATCCCCAAGGTGAACACCTACCTGCGCGGGGCCTTCGGTCCGATATGCGAAGCACTGCAGGTTCGCAACCAGGCCGTTGCGCAAAAGGCAGTGAAGCGTCCCAGTGTGGACGTTGCTCCCATCATCTCGATCTCCAACGTAGAACAACTCAGTGCGGAGGTTCTGTCCACTTTTCTTTCCGACCTGATAACCAAGAAGGCCGTCTCTCCGAAAACAGTCAACCACTATCGTCAAACCATAATCACCTTGGCTAACTGGGCTCAGCGCGAGGGTGGCGTACGATTTCCGGGCGGGAAAAACCCGGTAGCCGACGTCAGGTGCTACAAGGTACCAAAACGCGGAATTACCTTCATGAAACTGAAGGAGATACGCGCTCAGCTTCATGTGCTCGCCAATGATATCCAGCTTCAGACGATGGTGGCGGTATACATTTACGCGGGCCTTCGTCGGGAAGAGGCCCTCTGGTTGACTCCTGATGACTTTGAGTGGGACATGGGCAACCACGGGGTCATCATGGTGCGAGGGAAGTCGATCGAAGGGAAAGAGTGGATGCCCAAAACGGGCGCGGACCGCGTGGTGCCCATAAGTAAAACTCTCAGAGAGTACCTGGACTCCTTCCTTAAGATACGGAAACCGGGGGTCTGGTTCTTTTCTGCTCCCAAGGGGGGGCAGTGGGATCCGGACAATTTTTCTGAACTCCTTCGCAAAAATAATTCCCAGCATGATCTGTCCTGGTCCTGCCTCGATTTCCGCCACACTTTCGGCAGTCAGTTGGCGATGAAGGGTGAAAGCTTGTTTAAGATATCTACAATAATGGGGAACTCCCCCGACATATGCCGGAAGCATTACGCTGCCATTATGCCTGAGTCCCTGCTGGAAACCGTCGAGTTCCCGGTGGATCGGGATTCAGTTGCGCCTGTATCTGCGAAGAGCGATGAAAGCGCTGAGGCTCCATTGCGAAGAGGTCCTTTGAAGCTGGTGGTCAATAACAGGTAG
- the rlmB gene encoding 23S rRNA (guanosine(2251)-2'-O)-methyltransferase RlmB yields MSKEEIIYGLNPVMEALRGSREIYELFVAGTSADKRLEKLLKLAAEKKIPVRQREKGDLNRLCGTDHHQGVAVKAEPFPYADLDDVLAELKGNQEGLILVLDSVQDPHNLGALIRSAACAGADAVVIPKDRAAGVTAVAEKSSAGATETIPVAQVTNISQALESLKKAGFWIYGADGSAKHTLYQQNFTGPVALVIGGEGEGIRPLVRKGCDEIVSIPLQGGVNSLNASVAGGIFLFEVVRQRLTRKKA; encoded by the coding sequence ATGTCAAAAGAAGAAATCATCTACGGTCTGAACCCGGTAATGGAAGCCCTGCGCGGCTCGCGCGAGATCTACGAGCTTTTCGTAGCCGGCACCAGTGCCGATAAACGCCTGGAGAAGCTGCTTAAGCTGGCGGCTGAGAAAAAGATCCCGGTCCGCCAGCGCGAGAAGGGCGATCTCAACCGTCTTTGCGGCACCGATCATCACCAGGGCGTAGCCGTCAAGGCAGAGCCGTTCCCCTATGCCGATCTGGACGACGTACTGGCAGAACTGAAAGGAAACCAGGAGGGGCTTATCCTGGTGCTCGACAGCGTGCAGGACCCGCACAACCTGGGAGCCCTGATTCGGAGCGCCGCCTGTGCCGGAGCAGACGCCGTCGTCATACCCAAGGACCGCGCAGCGGGAGTCACGGCAGTGGCAGAGAAGTCTTCAGCCGGCGCCACGGAGACCATTCCCGTCGCACAGGTGACCAACATCTCCCAGGCGCTGGAGAGTCTGAAGAAGGCCGGTTTCTGGATCTACGGAGCCGACGGCTCCGCAAAGCACACCCTCTACCAGCAGAATTTCACCGGTCCGGTCGCTCTCGTAATAGGTGGGGAAGGGGAGGGCATCCGCCCGTTGGTCAGAAAAGGGTGCGATGAGATCGTCAGCATCCCGCTGCAGGGAGGCGTGAATTCGTTAAATGCCTCCGTAGCAGGAGGAATCTTCCTGTTCGAGGTTGTGCGACAGAGGCTGACCCGGAAAAAAGCGTAA
- a CDS encoding helix-turn-helix domain-containing protein, whose product MKMQQKQIVPVDIRKIRQTLDLTMKQMGQQIAIYSQGIPYSPVPETRVSEWEFRHRHIPSYVFTATAKLLLDHWSEDRHMALPARQLDVDVFYGTALNQAFGHMFKLEKELSKGRRTDHKLLNSLRDARLMQQRYLERLLGVRMFYVFAHDIGVEA is encoded by the coding sequence ATGAAAATGCAGCAAAAGCAGATTGTCCCGGTCGATATCAGGAAGATCAGGCAGACCTTGGACCTTACCATGAAGCAAATGGGCCAACAGATTGCCATTTACTCCCAGGGAATCCCATATTCCCCTGTCCCCGAGACGCGGGTCAGCGAGTGGGAGTTCCGGCACCGTCACATCCCCAGCTATGTCTTCACAGCAACTGCGAAGCTGTTGTTGGATCATTGGTCGGAGGATCGGCATATGGCGTTGCCCGCAAGGCAGCTGGATGTGGACGTTTTCTACGGCACCGCTTTGAACCAGGCCTTCGGCCATATGTTCAAGCTGGAAAAGGAATTGTCAAAAGGACGTAGAACTGATCACAAACTGCTCAACTCCCTTCGGGATGCGCGTCTCATGCAGCAGCGCTATCTGGAGCGGCTGTTGGGCGTCCGGATGTTTTATGTTTTTGCACACGATATTGGAGTGGAAGCATAA
- the pyrF gene encoding orotidine-5'-phosphate decarboxylase has product MTREEAIKKIIFAMDVKEFSDVQYWAELLSQHVGMFKVGKQLYTACGPAAVRMIQKCGGEVFLDLKYHDIPNTVAMATLEAANLGVQLCDLHAMGGYEMMNKTMETLDKNFSGCTPRPKVLAITVLTSSNEETLRGIGIELPVPEMVVKLAKLAKSAGVDGVVASPQEVDLIREACGKDFLVVTPGVRPSFASADDQKRIMTPAEAVKAGADYLVIGRPIAAAQSPVDAAQKIVDEIVAG; this is encoded by the coding sequence ATGACCAGAGAAGAAGCGATCAAGAAGATTATTTTCGCCATGGATGTGAAGGAGTTCAGCGACGTGCAGTACTGGGCCGAGCTCCTCTCCCAGCACGTCGGCATGTTCAAGGTCGGCAAGCAGCTCTACACCGCCTGCGGCCCCGCCGCGGTCCGGATGATCCAGAAGTGCGGCGGCGAGGTGTTCCTCGACCTCAAGTACCACGACATTCCGAACACCGTGGCCATGGCTACCCTTGAGGCCGCGAACCTGGGCGTGCAGCTCTGCGACCTGCATGCGATGGGCGGCTACGAGATGATGAACAAGACCATGGAGACCCTGGACAAGAACTTCAGCGGTTGCACTCCGCGTCCCAAGGTTCTCGCCATCACCGTACTCACCTCCTCCAACGAAGAGACCCTGCGCGGGATCGGGATCGAGCTCCCGGTGCCGGAGATGGTAGTGAAGCTCGCCAAGCTGGCAAAGAGCGCAGGCGTAGACGGTGTGGTAGCTTCCCCGCAGGAAGTTGATCTGATCAGGGAAGCCTGCGGCAAAGACTTCCTCGTCGTGACCCCCGGCGTCCGTCCGAGCTTCGCCTCCGCAGACGACCAAAAGCGCATCATGACCCCTGCCGAAGCAGTCAAAGCCGGAGCCGACTACCTCGTCATCGGTCGCCCCATAGCCGCCGCCCAGAGTCCGGTAGACGCCGCGCAAAAGATAGTAGACGAGATCGTAGCCGGCTAG
- a CDS encoding integrase domain-containing protein, whose amino-acid sequence MGTHIEKLQQEARNVVGKNWSGASLTREKLLGNLNRIAEFAAQRGYQHMNQIGSKLVNDFFEKLNSEGLSPSTISGYATAMRTLAGAIGKANIVARDNAPLGGSRAGTRLQPKVPNVEKMLEVRQALYEKAEWLGVAHDLRVSFGTRVKESLLTKTTFTDTLGRTLLKIEGTKGGRPRSLTVDTPEKVAAVAALKEYLTATGAKSLIPAGMTLKEAYDFQRNALHRAGATKENGANAHLARHGYAQALKEAGVEREAIAMDLGHGRTDVISHYCR is encoded by the coding sequence ATGGGAACGCACATTGAGAAACTGCAGCAGGAAGCGCGGAACGTGGTAGGGAAGAATTGGTCGGGGGCGTCGCTGACGCGGGAAAAACTCCTGGGGAACCTGAATCGCATTGCTGAGTTCGCTGCCCAAAGGGGCTACCAGCATATGAATCAGATCGGCAGCAAGCTCGTGAATGACTTTTTTGAAAAGCTCAATTCCGAAGGGCTGTCTCCATCAACTATCAGCGGGTATGCTACGGCAATGAGGACGCTCGCCGGTGCTATCGGGAAGGCCAATATCGTGGCTCGAGACAACGCACCATTGGGAGGTTCCAGAGCCGGCACTCGCCTCCAGCCGAAAGTGCCGAACGTGGAAAAGATGTTGGAGGTACGCCAAGCCCTCTACGAAAAGGCGGAGTGGTTGGGAGTCGCGCATGACCTTCGTGTTTCCTTTGGCACCCGGGTGAAAGAAAGTCTTCTCACCAAAACCACCTTTACTGATACCCTTGGCCGGACTTTACTCAAGATCGAAGGTACAAAAGGCGGTCGGCCTCGAAGCCTTACAGTTGATACACCTGAAAAAGTTGCAGCTGTGGCTGCTTTGAAAGAATATTTGACCGCGACGGGCGCAAAATCCTTGATCCCCGCCGGCATGACCCTTAAAGAGGCATATGACTTCCAGCGTAATGCTCTTCATCGCGCGGGTGCCACGAAAGAGAATGGTGCGAATGCGCACCTTGCCAGGCATGGGTACGCGCAGGCTTTGAAAGAGGCTGGCGTCGAACGCGAGGCCATTGCAATGGATCTCGGGCATGGCAGAACCGATGTCATCTCGCACTATTGCCGGTAG
- a CDS encoding metallophosphoesterase, whose product MIYVTGDLHGGETSWHVSSANFKPAKKGDIVLCCGDLGGVWYHDYHLNQDHRRQEDYFLESRLRQRVTWLAVDGNHENFARLFGGEFPLVDLYGGHAYQVRKNVFYLKRGEVFTIEGETFLAFGGATSNDRFGAKIPSLGWEGGYDYLPPRKEGINWWPEELPTQEDYDNACRNLDRVGWVVDHIVTHTCPASLRPQFKSGHGSDPTEDILQKLYERLTFGSWHFGHLHIDKQVGKLTCHYNTVKRLAKNTAPEIQSSS is encoded by the coding sequence ATGATCTATGTTACCGGCGACTTGCACGGCGGCGAAACCTCTTGGCATGTGTCGTCTGCGAATTTCAAACCTGCGAAAAAAGGCGATATTGTGCTGTGCTGTGGCGATTTGGGTGGGGTCTGGTACCACGACTACCACCTGAATCAGGACCATAGGCGCCAGGAGGATTACTTTCTTGAATCACGACTTCGGCAGCGGGTGACTTGGTTGGCCGTGGACGGGAATCATGAAAACTTCGCGCGGCTGTTCGGCGGAGAGTTTCCCCTGGTGGATCTGTACGGTGGCCACGCCTACCAAGTCCGTAAGAATGTTTTCTATCTCAAACGCGGTGAGGTCTTCACAATCGAAGGTGAGACATTTCTCGCTTTTGGTGGAGCAACCAGCAATGACCGGTTCGGCGCCAAGATACCCTCGCTTGGTTGGGAAGGTGGCTATGACTACCTACCACCCCGAAAGGAGGGGATAAATTGGTGGCCGGAAGAACTGCCAACACAAGAAGATTATGACAACGCCTGCCGCAACTTGGACAGGGTAGGTTGGGTTGTCGATCACATCGTAACCCACACATGTCCGGCCAGTCTGCGCCCGCAATTTAAATCGGGACATGGTTCTGACCCGACCGAGGACATATTGCAAAAGTTGTACGAGCGACTGACCTTTGGAAGTTGGCATTTCGGCCACCTGCATATCGACAAGCAGGTGGGCAAACTCACGTGCCACTATAATACGGTAAAGCGGCTGGCGAAAAACACAGCCCCTGAAATACAGTCATCCTCCTGA
- a CDS encoding helix-turn-helix domain-containing protein, protein MEKITDQQMFIDRLRDNMVSKGFSQAALARAAELSPAVLSMYFSGTRTPNREALMRLANALDCSVDYLVGRKSRSEIEDLVQHEKIQELIAEFSALSAHDQNRIMDMIRLLRAGSTSE, encoded by the coding sequence ATGGAAAAGATCACCGACCAGCAGATGTTCATCGACCGCTTGCGCGACAACATGGTGTCCAAAGGATTTAGCCAAGCTGCCCTTGCCAGAGCCGCGGAACTCTCCCCGGCTGTCCTCAGCATGTACTTTTCCGGCACCCGAACCCCAAATAGGGAGGCGCTCATGCGCCTTGCCAATGCGCTCGATTGCTCAGTTGACTACCTCGTGGGGCGCAAATCGAGGTCCGAAATCGAAGACTTGGTTCAACATGAAAAGATTCAGGAACTTATCGCGGAGTTCAGCGCACTTTCCGCCCATGACCAAAACCGCATCATGGATATGATCCGCCTGCTGCGTGCCGGTTCCACATCTGAATAG
- a CDS encoding proline--tRNA ligase — MRYSQYFIPTVKETPSDAEVISHKLMLRAGMIRKLAAGIYNYLPFGLRSIRKVEAIVREEMNRAGAIELLMPAVQPAELWKESGRWEFYGKELLRFNDRKDAEFCMGPTHEEVITDLIRKEVRSYRQLPINLYQIQGKFRDEIRPRFGLMRGREFIMKDAYSFDVNEAGADVSYEKMYKAYRRIFERCGLKFRAVEADTGTIGGNYSHEFMVLADSGEDAIVSCSACEYAANMEKAETRKGEGIEHADPRPMEHVSTPGQKSIEDVAAFLGVQNTQVVKTLVLVADGEPVVALIRGDYDLNEIKLKNHLGCAELEMAEDDVVVKVTGAPTGYAGPVGLAGKVKVVADLSLEGMHNFVTGANAADTHLKNVNLGRDFSVSGFVDIRNVVIGDACPRCDSGKLEIWRGIEVGHVFKLGTKYSKALKATFLDADGKEQIIFMGCYGIGVGRTVAACIEQNHDENGIIFPIPIAPFQCIISSLSAKEDEVKAASESIYQELLDAGIEVLLDDRDERPGFKFKDADLIGIPLRIVVGAKALAEGKVELKERRSGEVEVLPIAEAIAKVKAAVKEALQV, encoded by the coding sequence ATGCGTTATTCCCAGTACTTTATTCCGACGGTCAAGGAGACTCCCTCTGACGCCGAGGTCATCTCCCACAAGTTGATGCTGCGCGCCGGCATGATCAGGAAGCTTGCCGCCGGCATCTACAACTACCTCCCGTTCGGCCTTCGTTCCATCCGCAAGGTCGAGGCCATCGTCCGCGAGGAGATGAACCGCGCCGGCGCCATCGAGCTCCTGATGCCTGCCGTCCAGCCCGCCGAACTCTGGAAGGAGTCGGGGCGCTGGGAATTCTACGGCAAGGAGCTCCTCCGCTTCAACGACAGGAAAGACGCCGAGTTCTGCATGGGCCCCACCCACGAGGAGGTCATCACCGACCTCATCCGCAAGGAAGTCCGCAGCTATCGCCAGCTGCCGATCAACCTCTACCAGATCCAGGGGAAGTTCCGCGACGAGATCCGCCCCCGCTTCGGCCTGATGCGCGGCCGCGAGTTCATCATGAAGGACGCCTACTCCTTTGACGTGAACGAGGCGGGCGCCGATGTCTCCTACGAGAAGATGTACAAGGCCTACCGCCGCATCTTCGAGCGCTGCGGGCTGAAGTTCCGCGCCGTTGAAGCCGACACCGGCACCATCGGGGGCAACTACTCGCATGAGTTCATGGTGCTGGCCGACTCCGGCGAGGACGCCATCGTCTCCTGCTCTGCCTGCGAGTACGCCGCCAACATGGAAAAGGCGGAGACCCGCAAGGGCGAGGGTATCGAGCATGCCGACCCGCGTCCGATGGAGCACGTGAGCACCCCGGGGCAGAAGAGCATCGAGGACGTCGCCGCTTTCCTTGGTGTTCAGAACACCCAGGTCGTGAAGACACTGGTATTGGTCGCCGACGGCGAGCCCGTCGTGGCCCTTATCCGCGGCGACTACGACCTGAACGAGATCAAGCTGAAAAACCACCTGGGATGCGCCGAGCTGGAAATGGCCGAGGACGACGTGGTCGTCAAGGTTACCGGTGCTCCCACCGGCTACGCCGGCCCCGTGGGGCTCGCCGGCAAGGTGAAGGTCGTAGCCGACCTCTCGCTGGAGGGTATGCACAACTTCGTCACAGGCGCCAACGCAGCAGACACCCACCTGAAAAACGTGAACCTCGGGCGCGACTTCAGCGTCAGCGGCTTCGTCGACATCAGGAACGTTGTGATCGGCGACGCCTGCCCCCGCTGTGACAGCGGGAAACTGGAGATCTGGCGCGGCATCGAAGTCGGTCACGTCTTCAAGCTCGGAACCAAGTATTCCAAGGCGCTCAAGGCCACCTTCCTCGATGCTGACGGCAAAGAGCAGATCATCTTCATGGGTTGCTACGGCATCGGCGTCGGGCGCACCGTCGCCGCCTGCATAGAGCAGAACCACGACGAGAACGGCATCATCTTCCCGATTCCCATCGCGCCCTTCCAATGCATCATCTCCTCCTTGAGTGCGAAAGAGGACGAGGTCAAGGCAGCCTCCGAGTCGATCTACCAGGAGCTTCTCGATGCGGGGATAGAAGTGCTTCTCGACGACCGCGACGAGCGCCCCGGCTTCAAGTTCAAGGACGCCGACCTGATCGGGATTCCGTTGCGCATAGTTGTAGGCGCAAAGGCCCTGGCAGAAGGCAAAGTCGAGCTGAAGGAGAGGAGAAGCGGTGAAGTAGAGGTGCTCCCCATAGCCGAAGCCATAGCCAAGGTAAAAGCCGCCGTCAAAGAGGCGCTGCAGGTTTAA
- a CDS encoding HNH endonuclease signature motif containing protein, giving the protein MTVLAVARNKHRSEKNGVDGKGRQVVAPAYAAELSIDSGDPAWFEKARTIVTSSGYIERLLRVGKTVVRRMEHIIVWEMVNGKKVPKGWVVHHVNERKDDNDPLNLVALPPRLHRELHVRLRELSNECNGLLHAVRRLELTQEHVVRATRLDELRKYWFGE; this is encoded by the coding sequence ATGACGGTTCTGGCTGTTGCTCGCAACAAGCATCGCTCTGAAAAAAACGGTGTCGACGGTAAAGGCAGGCAGGTTGTCGCGCCCGCATATGCTGCCGAACTCTCTATCGACAGCGGTGACCCTGCTTGGTTCGAGAAAGCACGCACGATTGTAACTTCGAGTGGTTACATAGAGCGGCTTCTTCGCGTTGGGAAAACGGTAGTCCGGCGAATGGAGCACATCATCGTGTGGGAAATGGTAAACGGGAAAAAGGTTCCGAAGGGATGGGTTGTCCACCATGTAAACGAGCGGAAGGACGACAACGATCCTTTGAACCTTGTAGCACTGCCACCAAGACTGCACAGGGAACTCCACGTGAGGCTTCGCGAGCTGTCAAACGAGTGTAATGGGCTTCTTCACGCAGTGCGCAGGCTGGAACTGACTCAGGAACATGTGGTGCGCGCAACACGCCTGGATGAGCTTAGAAAATACTGGTTCGGAGAATGA